From Caretta caretta isolate rCarCar2 chromosome 9, rCarCar1.hap1, whole genome shotgun sequence, one genomic window encodes:
- the A4GNT gene encoding alpha-1,4-N-acetylglucosaminyltransferase, with amino-acid sequence MLKEIQIVLWFLFVFVFALFYKLSLRSGCIFSCMPIAEQFLMQEDVVSQSRSIIFVETTDRLEPPPLVSCSVESAARIYRDRPVVFFMKGLNNSTWLDSNSTYTAFSLLSAMKNVFIFPFQMETLFQETPLLPWYHKVNAIQEKHWVHVSSDASRLALIWKYGGTYMDTDVISIRPIPVTNFLAAEASQVSSSGIFGFPHHHWFIWDCMKDFVRNYNGRIWGNQGPLLMTRRLQALCNLTNFHNVEDQSCQNISFLHPQRFYPIPYPAWRQYYKVWKRSPDFNNSYALHLWNFMNKEHKTVVAGSNTLVENLYKTYCPTTYKALIQGTEGSGHMQ; translated from the exons ATGTTGAAGGAGATCCAAATAGTACTCTGGTTCCTTTTTGTCTTTGTCTTTGCCCTGTTCTATAAACTCTCCCTGAGGTCTGGCTGCATCTTCTCATGCATGCCTATTGCTGAGCAATTCCTGAtgcaagaggatgttgtgagCCAGAGCAGAAGCATCATCTTTGTGGAGACCACAGATCGCCTTGAGCCTCCTCCACTGGTTTCATGTTCTGTGGAGTCTGCTGCCAGGATCTACCGTGACAGACCTGTTGTTTTCTTCATGAAAGGGCTGAACAATAGCACATGGCTGGATTCAAATTCCACTTACACAGCCTTCTCACTTTTATCTGCTATGAAGAATGTCTTCATTTTTCCTTTCCAGATGGAAACTTTGTTCCAGGAGACACCTCTGCTGCCATGGTATCACAAG GTAAATGCAATCCAGGAAAAACACTGGGTTCATGTCAGCTCTGATGCCAGCAGACTTGCACTCATCTGGAAATACGGTGGGACCTACATGGACACAGATGTCATCTCCATCAGGCCTATTCCAGTGACAAACTTCCTGGCAGCCGAGGCTTCCCAGGTCTCCAGCAGTGGGATTTTTGGCTTTCCtcaccatcactggttcatttGGGATTGCATGAAAGATTTTGTTCGAAACTACAATGGACGCATTTGGGGAAACCAAGGACCCCTCTTAATGACGAGAAGGCTGCAAGCCTTGTGTAACCTGACCAATTTCCATAATGTGGAGGATCAGAGCTGTCAGAACATTTCCTTCTTACATCCTCAGCGTTTCTACCCCATCCCTTACCCAGCATGGAGGCAGTACTACAAGGTTTGGAAGAGAAGCCCTGACTTCAACAACTCCTATGCTTTGCACCTGTGGAACTTCATGAACAAGGAACACAAGACTGTGGTTGCAGGAAGTAACACGTTAGTGGAAAATCTGTACAAAACATACTGCCCCACCACTTATAAGGCCCTTATTCAAGGCACAGAAGGCAGTGGTCATATGCAATGA